One window of the Strix uralensis isolate ZFMK-TIS-50842 chromosome 3, bStrUra1, whole genome shotgun sequence genome contains the following:
- the TMEM244 gene encoding putative transmembrane protein 244 isoform X1, producing the protein MALKVKTAETKVVLVNLLICMVVFYTVYYVVLSVCFAVFKIKMLDGLAPFDFKTNPSWINPYYLVLVISLEITFFICGLLFALVVEEWVWDYAVTVTIIHIIITSVVMSEFPLMLHWWLALVIYFLSGSGVISMTCGGQILAYCLFKDNFIYPILDDF; encoded by the exons GTTGTTCTGGTAAACCTGTTGATATGCATGGTAGTTTTCTACACTGTGTACTATGTGGTCCTCTCTGTGTGCTTCGCAGTATTCAA GATTAAAATGTTGGATGGTTTGGCACCTTTTGATTTTAAGACAAATCCCTCATGGATTAACCCATATTATTTAG TTCTTGTGATATCATTGGAAATAACTTTCTTCATTTGTGGTCTGCTGTTTGCCCTGGTTGTGGAAGAATGGGTTTGGGATTATGCTGTAACCGTTACTATTATTCATATCATCATAACTTCAGTCG TTATGTCTGAATTCCCCCTGATGTTACACTGGTGGCTGGCATTAG tcatatattttctttcaggatCTGGAGTAATTTCAATGACTTGTGGAGGACAGATTTTGGCATACTGCTTGTTCAAAGACAACTTCATTTACCCAATTCTAGatgatttttga
- the TMEM244 gene encoding putative transmembrane protein 244 isoform X2 has translation MALKVKTAETKVVLVNLLICMVVFYTVYYVVLSVCFAVFKIKMLDGLAPFDFKTNPSWINPYYLVLVISLEITFFICGLLFALVVEEWVWDYAVTVTIIHIIITSVVMSEFPLMLHWWLALGSGVISMTCGGQILAYCLFKDNFIYPILDDF, from the exons GTTGTTCTGGTAAACCTGTTGATATGCATGGTAGTTTTCTACACTGTGTACTATGTGGTCCTCTCTGTGTGCTTCGCAGTATTCAA GATTAAAATGTTGGATGGTTTGGCACCTTTTGATTTTAAGACAAATCCCTCATGGATTAACCCATATTATTTAG TTCTTGTGATATCATTGGAAATAACTTTCTTCATTTGTGGTCTGCTGTTTGCCCTGGTTGTGGAAGAATGGGTTTGGGATTATGCTGTAACCGTTACTATTATTCATATCATCATAACTTCAGTCG TTATGTCTGAATTCCCCCTGATGTTACACTGGTGGCTGGCATTAG gatCTGGAGTAATTTCAATGACTTGTGGAGGACAGATTTTGGCATACTGCTTGTTCAAAGACAACTTCATTTACCCAATTCTAGatgatttttga